CCGTCCATTGTTTTGCCCGAGGTTCCAATTTGAATCGGAGAAAGATCGGGCACAAGATCCCCGGCTTTGCCGAGATTTTCGAGAGATTGGTTTTTTTGAAGAGTTAAAGTCTTGCAGTTTGGGCAAACTCCATAAATCGAAGCTTTACTTTGGAATGGTACGGGCGCTCCACAGTTGGGACAACTCAGTTCTAACACAAGAATCTTTTGTATCTAGGTAAGAAATCCTTGTCATCTGAATTTCTAAAAAGGAAATCGGAAAAATTCGGAAATGCGGGCCAGAACCTAGAAACCGAAAGCGCAGATCTAAAAAATCCCAAGTTTTGTTTTAATATTTCGCTTTAGTTACCCAGAAAAACCGAAGACAAGGACAACAAGAATCTAAACCGTGCAATGTTTCTCGAACTCAAACGCGTTATTTCCTATTTCGATCAGCGTTTCGCGTTTTTTCTAGCTCTCGAATACGCCGGATCGATATCGCTCAAAGGCTTTTCCAATTCTTCCAAAGCCGGGTCCTGCCAATAGATGTCGTAAAGATTTTCACCGGAATACGTATGAAAGTGGTTGTCAAAGTGAATCTTTGCAAACTCGTCTTTGCGGGAAAACATAGCTCTATTGATTTCGTTCAGAATCCCCAAAAAATCTTCCGTTTCAAGATCGGAAGGAAAATCGGAAAGATATTCCATAGAAAGAAGAACCACATACTTTCTGGATTGTTTGAGTAACTTTAAGGATTCGTAAAGCAATTCCAATTTGATTGCCTGCAAGTACGGTCTTGTATTGTCCGCGATGGTTTTCTTTTGTTCCGCCGCGGCTAATTCTCTATAACCCAATTCGAGATGTTTTTTCGGTTTGGCTTCGGTTCCTCGAACCGCTTGTTGTCCGAGAGAATTCAATTCACCTCGGATCGTCTTGTTACTCGCTTCGATCAAATTGGAATAAAGTATAACGAGTAGATCCTGAGTGCGTTTGAGTTCGGAATATGATTTTTCCAGATCGAATTGAAAGTACAGCTGGCTGGTTTCCACGTGATGTTGAACGATCCGTTTATACAGAGCCCTGTCCGATTCCGAACCCAAATTTGAGATAGAACTGTTCAATGCCCGGATCAGGAACTCATTCGTTTTGAGTCCTCTTTCCACTCGAACGAGATGAGCGGCGGAGTTGCTCGCATAGTCAGCAAAAACAGAACACGGAATTGACAGAGCAAGACAGATCGTAATTACCAACACCGTTCTCATACATCTATTTTCGGGAAACTTAAGTAAGGAATTCAAGCGAATTACGAATAATAGGGATTTTACTTTTTGGAAAATTATGTCAGCAAGTCATCTTACAAATTGAAACAAGTATGCTGGGACAACGTCCTATTAAGTCTCCAATAACTTCCGAAATCAGAACAAGAAACACCTTTGAAAGAATTCTACATTTGCCCTCCGTTTAATAAAGGAATTTTTAAATATTCATAAAATAAAATATTCTAAAATAAGCGGATCTCTTCTATTTTTATATTTTAAAGAAAGGACACAAAAAGACAAACGCAAAGGATTTCCGGGAAGTTTTTTCGCAAAAAAGATTCCGTGCACAATAATGAACTCAAATGCCAAGGACCTCTTGACCGATCCTATAAAATAGAGTACCGTTAAACGGACGATCGGAGCAGCTTTGTTAAGCTTCGCTATTGAATTTTTCAACAACTCTATCATATTTGCCACTGTCTATTTCCTCTTGAACGTGTCGCTGTAACGTTTGATCTTTGTCATTTTACCCACCTTTCTCTGACAACTTTTTTAGGACACCGCACGGGCCTAAAATGCGAATAATGTGTTCAAAAGGCAGGTTTTAAATTACCTAAGCAACGGAATTTGTTCTTTATTTGAAGATTTGAAAAGACTTTAGTGTGGAAATTTTAAGAAAAGAGTTTTAAAAAAAATAAACTCGCATCTAGTAATGATCATACATTCAAAAAGAAAGCTCATTGTTTCGTTCCGCTTTAAAACCTCAATGAGTCTATGGATTAAGAAAAACAAAACCAATAAAATTCGGAGAAACTATATATGCTGGTACATATGAACTCGAATCAATTTTTTTACAAAGATAAGGATCGAGAGGAAAGTTTGCAAACTTTAGGGATGATGTTGGAACTGATTGAAAAATGTTACGTGTTTGGAAAATACTTTTTTATCGACTCTTTTAATTCCGAAGAACATCCGTTTCTTTTGAAAAAGGGATTTGACCTAATGGGAATCGGAATGGACCCGGAAAATGTCTCCAATATTTTGGAAAGATATATCATTTCGGGAAACTACGAAGGAAAAGAACTTTTAGAAAGGATCATCATACTTGAAGGAATAGAAACGATTCAGAAGGAACTTTTTGTTTCTATTTTTTTAGAAAAAGTAGCGTCTTATTTCGGCGAATCCTATCAAAAGAATTTTTGGGATTTTGCAAATCGGAAAAGAAAAGAGATCGATGGAATTCTTTTGAACGATTTCTACTCGGAGTTTTGTAGCTCCAAACCTCAGATTGATTCCGATGTTCTTTTGAGCAGGGCGTTTCGTTCTTTTTCGTATGACGAACTGAGGGATCTATTGAAACAAGTAAGTCTTTCGGATCTGGCAGAAGCTTTGAAGAACGTACGGGAAAAGCTTGTGATTCAAGTAATGGATTTTCTTGATAGAGAATCCTCCCGTTGGTTGATGAAAGAATTGATGAGATCGGACGATTCCGATAGTGGTTTTGAAAAAGTGAAGGAGGCTCAGTTAAAGATTCTCGGCATTTTTGCCTCTAAAAAAGAAATAGGCCACTATTTTTGAGCGAATTGAAAAAGAACGGGAGAACATTGTCCGATTCCACAGAGAACCTCCCCCGAATGCCGATTCACAAAAGAGGTATTCGCTGAGTTTCCTGGGTCGTTCGACAAGTCGTGAGCAATTTTATTTATGAAATTCGCAAGCTGTTGCGACGACCCGCAGAGCAACCTATCTCGCGCCATCACCTTATCCACAAGTATTTGGATCCGAAGATAAATCTGTCGGAATTACGACAAATCCTCTCTGAAACTTAGTTCCCACAACGCGCCCCTTAGGAAGCCGTTGTGCCTGAGTTTCCCCTTATTTTTGGAGGTGGAAAGGTTCGGGAGATTTTTCTCTATCAGAAAATCATACTTTTGCAAGTAAAAAGCCTCATTCTTGTCGGAACACTTGAAAAATATCAGTTTTTGATTCTTATGATCCCAAAAGCCTTCTTAATTTGTGGGGTTGGTTATGATCTCGCGACCCTCGGGAGCGAGATTTGAGTTTAGGAAAGCTCTGCGCCTGAGTTCAGGGGAGTCGTAACACTTTAGTTTCTTATTCGCTACAAACTTTCTTACGCAGAACTCACGTTATTTTAGGCTAAAAACTCCCTTTCGTTGATTCTTAAGATTGCGCGTAAAACGTCGCTTCTCGTAACGATTCCGATCACTTGAAACGAATCGTTTACCACGGGGAGACATCCGATTCTTTCTTCGAAAAGGACTTTCACAATTTCCCCGATTCCCGCTTGAATGCGTACGGAAAGAACTCTGGTTTTCATAATTTCACCGATCGTTTTGCCGAGTGATATATGTTCCAATTTCCGACGCATCCAATCCCGATCCGATATAATGCCGCATAACGTATTTTTTTCATCGAACACGGGAACGTGACGAAAGCGTTTTTGAACGAAAATATCTTGCGCTCTTGAAATCGGATCTGATTCCAAAAATCCCACCACGGGAGAAGTCATCAAATCCTTTGCCGTCAAAGAGGAAATAGATTCTCCACGATTGAATCGGATCTTTCCTAAGGAAGAGGAGGCTTTGTATTCGGCGCTGATTTCTTCCCCCACTTTTTTTGTTCTGTTTCTTCGTTCGGTATCTTGTTCCGATTCCGGCTTTTTAACGGTGGGAGAAGGCGCAATCGAATGCAATCGACGGATGATCTCGGGTTGAACCGGAGGGATATAAACTTCGGAAGCCCCTCTCGTCACCCAAAAAAACAAACTAACTCATCCTCATGATCAGAAAATTATACGAAGCGATGATTCTTTGAGTCATTTCAAGTCCATCTTTGTTGATATCGGGGTGATACTTCTTGATCAATTCTTTAAATCGTTTTTTCAATTCTTCTAATGTACAAGGCGTATCGAATCCGAGAACGTCCAGATGTCTCTGAGTTTCCGGATCCATCTCTTGAAATACGGAAACGTTTTTTTTCTTTTTCGGTTTTTTGCGAAAGCTTCCAAACAGGTCGTAATACGCTCTGTCTCTGTATTCTTTCGTAATCTCGCGAAGATGAAAAACTTTTGTATTTAAAATAGAAAAAATATGATTTTTTAAAAAGACGTCCGCCCCGTAATCATTTTGAATCGATTTCAGTTCGATAAAATCCGAGATTTCGTTTTCTACGATCCTCTCGAAATTGAATTTGTCGTCGAAGTAAGAATCGAAGGCATCGTCGAAATCCAAAGTCGCGGACGATAAAAGCAGAAGTAGTTCCCGATCCAGTTCGTGTTTTTCCAAACGGGTCTGGATCGTTTCCTTCAGACTGACTTGAAGTTCCGCGAGATAATTGTCGTCGAAATATATTCCGTTTTTTGCAAATTCTTCCCCGATTCCCTCTATCTTCAGGATTTTTGAGAGAAGTTGAATGAGAGAATCTGCGTGAGTTTCGTTAAAACCCGCAGCGGCCCTGGAAGAGAAATGGATGTCATTTCTGAGACTGTAAAAAATTCTATAATAATCTTCTTTGCGAATATTTAAGGCTGAGATGATCTTTTCCGCGGAGATGTACCATTCGCAATTTGTACATTCGGATTGAATCTCGAAAATAATATCCTCTAAAGAGGAACGGATCTGATCAAAACTTTGAGTTTGCATACTCTACTTCCAAATTTTCCACCCTTGTAAATCCGTTCATCAATTCTTTTTTCAATTAGACTTGGGGAAATGGAAATCTTTTTGAACACTAAAAAAAGATTTGCTTGGAACGTTTCCTAAACTCATCCATCCTTATTATGCTTCCTTTAATAGTCGTTCTTGTTTGTTTTCTTGTTTATTTTCTCGGGTATAAATTTTATTCGGGCTATATTTCCAAATCCGTTTTCGATTTGAAAGACAATCAGGAAGATACCCCGGCCCACAAGCTGAATGACGGAGTGGATTACCTTCCTACAAAACCAATCGTATTATTCGGTCATCATTATGCGTCCATTGCCGGACTTGCTCCCGTGCTCGGACCTGCGGTAGCGGTCATTTGGGGCTGGCTTCCCGCGATGATTTGGGTGGTATTCGGAAGCATTTTCGTGGGTTGTGTGCACGATTTCGGAGCTATTGTGGTTTCGGTTCGCAATCAGGGAAAAAGTATCGGTCAAGTTGCGGAGGATCTTTTAGGTCATCGTGCGAGAAGTTTGTTTCACGCAATCATCTTTTTTCTTGTCGCTTTAGCGATGGGAGTTTTCGTTCTTGTTCTCGCGGAAATGTTTTCTGCGGATCCGAAAGCTCATTTGAAGTCCGTATCCGCTGACACGGTAAGTGCGCCCGTAGAAGAAAAGAAAATTTCCGCAACGGCTGTTAAAGTTACGAAGAAAGTCGATTCTACGGAGGCGACTCAAACTTCCGATTCCAAAACTCTCAACGAAAAGGTTCATGATCATCCCGGAGAAATCAGAACGGAGGAGAAACCTTCCATCCGATTGAGAAGCCATTTCCCGGAGGCGGTGATCCCTTCCGCCGCGATCATGGTTTTTGCGGTGATCATGGGGTATCTACATTACAAAAAAGGAATTAACTTAACTCCTCTGACTGTCTTTAGCGTTCTTGCTACTTTGGGCTCCATGGTTTTGGGAATGCAGGATTCGGTTCTGACTTGGGTAGGACTCAACCACGTGGAGACTTCTCCCTCTGCGGGAGTTTGGAAATACATTCTTTTATTCTACGCCTTCTTGGCTTCGGTGACTCCCGTCTGGTTGTTGTTGCAAAGCAGAGATTATATCAATTCTTTCCTATTGTATTTGGGAATCGTTTTGATTTATCTGGGTTTTTTCGCGGGAGGAATTCTTCAGAACTTTCCTTCCTTTAATACGGAAGTAATTCGAATCGAATCCATAGGACTAGATTTGATTCCGTTCGTATTCATTACGATTGCCTGCGGAGCGGTTTCGGGGTTTCATGCGTTAGTCAGTTCGGGAACGACCGCCAAACAATTGGATAAAGAAGTAGACGCGAGACCGATCGGTTATGGTGGAATGATCGGAGAATCTTTGCTTGGTTTATCCGCAGTCATCGCTTGCACAATCGGCTTCGCTTCTTCGGAAGAATGGTCCGGTTTTTACCGTTCTTGGTCGGGTATCCAAGGCCTAGCCCCGCAAGTCGGGGCTTACATTTACGGAACCGGAAGATTTTTATCTCAGATCGGAATTCCGGAAACCTTCGGACAAGGATTCATCGCGCTCATTGTGATTAGTTTCGCATTGACTTCGTTGGATTCGGCGACGAGACTTCTTCGGTACAATATCGAGGAAATTGCGGAATCGACTCGGATTTTTTGGATTCAAACACTAGTAGGCAACAGGTACGTTTCTAGCCTTATCGCCTGTGTCGCAATCGGAATCTTTGCGTTTATGGAAATAGAACAAGACGGAAAAAAGAAACCGGCCGGACTCGCTCTCTGGAAGCTTTTCGGAACCACGAACCAACTTTTGGCGGGATTGGCGCTTTTGGTTGTAACCGTTTTTCTTTTTAAATCGAAGAAAAACGTCAAAGTATCTTTTATACCGATGTTGTTCGTATTGTTCGTAACACTCTGGGCGATGATTCGAAATTTCTTAGATTTTTTAACCGGACCTTCCCCAAATCTTCTTCTTGCGGCAATAGGAGGAACGTTGATCGTTTTGACGCTCTGGCTTTTGATAGAGGCGATTTTAACTTGGAATCGCATTAGAAAAGTATGAAATACTGTAGTTCTTGCGGATCGTCCGTCGTTTATAAAATACCGGAGGGGGACAATCGGTCTAGATACGTCTGCGACAATTGCGGAACGATTCATTATCAAAATCCGAAAATTGTGGTCGGGAGTATTCCGGTTTGGGAAAATCGGATTTTGCTCTGTAAACGGGCGATCCAGCCCAGAAAAGGATACTGGACCTTACCCGCCGGATTTTTGGAAAACAGGGAAACCGTGGAAGAAGGCGCCATTCGGGAAACTCAGGAAGAGGCGAACGCAGAAATCAGAATCGTAGGACTTCAAAGCATTTATAGTATTCCTCATATCAGTCAGATTTATATGTTTTTCTTAGCGGATTTAGTGGATGGACGGTTCTCCGTAAGCCTCGAATCCGAGGAAGTGAAACTTTTTTCCATAAATGAAATCCCTTGGGAAGAATTGGCCTTTAGTTCGGTTTATTTCGCTCTTAGAGAATATGTGGATTCTCCCGTTAAGAACTCGCTTCACTTAGGAAATACGAGGAACCGTAAGAATTTTCCGAAAGAACCCTGAGAAAACGGATTCTTCCGTTCTTAAAAAAATATAGGAAAAAAAACGCAGCGAATTAGAATGTACTCATGCGGAACGGAATTCGTTTCATAATATTTTCATTTTTTCTTTTTAACTTCTCTCTTCATGCAAATGCCTTTCTAAAGACTAACGCGGATGTTTTCTCGCCTAATTGGGATGGAAGGAACGACGTACTCGAATTCAAAATTTCAAAGTCGGCTCTTCCTATACTTTCCGATTGGGAACTTGTGATTCAAAATTCCAGAGACGATGTCGTAAAAACTTTTAAAGCGGATCATAGAAGAAAAAGGGGATTTTCCTTTTTCCCTTTTTTGCAGGACGATACGAAATTATCTCCTCTCGAAATTACGATTCCCGAATCGATCTTTTGGTTCGGAGAGGATTCCAAAGGATTTTTACTCCCCGATGGGGAATACAAATATAGGCTTAGGTTAATCACAGAAAATAAGGAAAATCTTCTATCCGAAGAAAAAACGGTATTTTTAGATTCCCGCCCCCCTAGTTCCGAAATCGGCGCCAAAACGAGAGTCCTGTTTTTTACTGGAGATAGGAATTCCTCTCGTATCACTATCACTCAAAAAGTTTCGGGAGAATTTACCGACGTTTTCACCGGAGAATTTGCGGATTCGGAAGGGAAAGTAGTGAAGTCTTATTCTTGGAAATTCAAGGAAGTTCCGTCCGTTCTCAATTGGGACGGAACAGATTTTTCTAATAAACAATTATCGAATGGAGTTTACACGTATCGATTGATCGGAAGCGACAAAGGAAAAAACGAATCGGTCTCCGTTCTTTCCGATCTTACGATTCGAAACGAAT
The nucleotide sequence above comes from Leptospira weilii. Encoded proteins:
- a CDS encoding adhesin OmpL37 family surface protein — translated: MRTVLVITICLALSIPCSVFADYASNSAAHLVRVERGLKTNEFLIRALNSSISNLGSESDRALYKRIVQHHVETSQLYFQFDLEKSYSELKRTQDLLVILYSNLIEASNKTIRGELNSLGQQAVRGTEAKPKKHLELGYRELAAAEQKKTIADNTRPYLQAIKLELLYESLKLLKQSRKYVVLLSMEYLSDFPSDLETEDFLGILNEINRAMFSRKDEFAKIHFDNHFHTYSGENLYDIYWQDPALEELEKPLSDIDPAYSRARKNAKR
- a CDS encoding LIC10244 family PerRA/PerRB upregulated protein yields the protein MLVHMNSNQFFYKDKDREESLQTLGMMLELIEKCYVFGKYFFIDSFNSEEHPFLLKKGFDLMGIGMDPENVSNILERYIISGNYEGKELLERIIILEGIETIQKELFVSIFLEKVASYFGESYQKNFWDFANRKRKEIDGILLNDFYSEFCSSKPQIDSDVLLSRAFRSFSYDELRDLLKQVSLSDLAEALKNVREKLVIQVMDFLDRESSRWLMKELMRSDDSDSGFEKVKEAQLKILGIFASKKEIGHYF
- a CDS encoding HPP family protein encodes the protein MFFWVTRGASEVYIPPVQPEIIRRLHSIAPSPTVKKPESEQDTERRNRTKKVGEEISAEYKASSSLGKIRFNRGESISSLTAKDLMTSPVVGFLESDPISRAQDIFVQKRFRHVPVFDEKNTLCGIISDRDWMRRKLEHISLGKTIGEIMKTRVLSVRIQAGIGEIVKVLFEERIGCLPVVNDSFQVIGIVTRSDVLRAILRINEREFLA
- a CDS encoding J domain-containing protein, whose translation is MQTQSFDQIRSSLEDIIFEIQSECTNCEWYISAEKIISALNIRKEDYYRIFYSLRNDIHFSSRAAAGFNETHADSLIQLLSKILKIEGIGEEFAKNGIYFDDNYLAELQVSLKETIQTRLEKHELDRELLLLLSSATLDFDDAFDSYFDDKFNFERIVENEISDFIELKSIQNDYGADVFLKNHIFSILNTKVFHLREITKEYRDRAYYDLFGSFRKKPKKKKNVSVFQEMDPETQRHLDVLGFDTPCTLEELKKRFKELIKKYHPDINKDGLEMTQRIIASYNFLIMRMS
- a CDS encoding carbon starvation protein A — its product is MLPLIVVLVCFLVYFLGYKFYSGYISKSVFDLKDNQEDTPAHKLNDGVDYLPTKPIVLFGHHYASIAGLAPVLGPAVAVIWGWLPAMIWVVFGSIFVGCVHDFGAIVVSVRNQGKSIGQVAEDLLGHRARSLFHAIIFFLVALAMGVFVLVLAEMFSADPKAHLKSVSADTVSAPVEEKKISATAVKVTKKVDSTEATQTSDSKTLNEKVHDHPGEIRTEEKPSIRLRSHFPEAVIPSAAIMVFAVIMGYLHYKKGINLTPLTVFSVLATLGSMVLGMQDSVLTWVGLNHVETSPSAGVWKYILLFYAFLASVTPVWLLLQSRDYINSFLLYLGIVLIYLGFFAGGILQNFPSFNTEVIRIESIGLDLIPFVFITIACGAVSGFHALVSSGTTAKQLDKEVDARPIGYGGMIGESLLGLSAVIACTIGFASSEEWSGFYRSWSGIQGLAPQVGAYIYGTGRFLSQIGIPETFGQGFIALIVISFALTSLDSATRLLRYNIEEIAESTRIFWIQTLVGNRYVSSLIACVAIGIFAFMEIEQDGKKKPAGLALWKLFGTTNQLLAGLALLVVTVFLFKSKKNVKVSFIPMLFVLFVTLWAMIRNFLDFLTGPSPNLLLAAIGGTLIVLTLWLLIEAILTWNRIRKV
- a CDS encoding NUDIX hydrolase; this encodes MKYCSSCGSSVVYKIPEGDNRSRYVCDNCGTIHYQNPKIVVGSIPVWENRILLCKRAIQPRKGYWTLPAGFLENRETVEEGAIRETQEEANAEIRIVGLQSIYSIPHISQIYMFFLADLVDGRFSVSLESEEVKLFSINEIPWEELAFSSVYFALREYVDSPVKNSLHLGNTRNRKNFPKEP